The proteins below are encoded in one region of Triticum aestivum cultivar Chinese Spring chromosome 1B, IWGSC CS RefSeq v2.1, whole genome shotgun sequence:
- the LOC123128083 gene encoding phragmoplastin DRP1E has protein sequence MATMENVIVLVNRIQRACTVLGDHGGDGAAASLPALWEALPSVAVVGGQSSGKSSVLESIVGRDFLPRGSGIVTRRPLVLQLHKTEVGEQEYAEFLHAPRRRFTDFALVRMEIEDETDRLTGRSKQISPVPIHLSIYSPNVVNLTLIDLPGLTKVATEGQPESIAQDIENMVRLYVEKPNCIILAISPANQDIATSDAIKLARDVDPTGERTFGVLTKLDLMDKGTDALDVLEGRAYKLQHPWVGIVNRSQADINRNVDMIIAREKEQEFFHSSPEYAHLASRMGSEYLAKLLSQQLEAVIRARIPSITSLINKTIDELESEMDHLGRPIGSDAGAQLYLVLELCRAFDKIFKEHLDGGRPGGDRIYWVFDNQLPAALRKLPFDRHLSLPNVKRIVSQADGYQPHLIAPEQGYRRLIESALSFFRGPAEASVDAVHNVLKELVRKSIGETEELRRFPTLQAELAAACNKALESFRQEGRKTTVRLVDMESAYLTVDFFRKLPQEVDRAGTGYPVDNAGTGPSTPVDRYSDAHFRRIASNVSSYIGMISDTLKNTIPKAVVHCQVREAKRSLLNYFYIQVGSKDAKQLALLLDEDPALMGRRQQCFKRLELYKSARDEIDAVSWSR, from the exons ATGGCGACCATGGAGAACGTGATCGTGCTCGTGAACCGTATCCAGCGCGCCTGCACCGTGCTCGGCGACCACGGCGGggacggcgccgccgcctccctccccgccCTGTGGGAGGCGCTGCCTTCCGTGGCCGTCGTCGGAGGGCAG AGTTCGGGGAAGTCGTCCGTGCTGGAGAGCATCGTCGGGCGCGACTTCCTTCCTCGAGGCTCTG GGATCGTGACGAGGAGGCCACTGGTTCTGCAGCTGCACAAGACGGAGGTCGGGGAGCAGGAGTACGCCGAGTTCCTGCATGCACCAAGGCGTCGGTTCACCGATTTCG CTCTTGTGCGTATGGAAATCGAAGATGAAACTGATAGATTGACGGGGAGATCAAAACAAATATCTCCAGTCCCTATTCATCTCAGCATATACTCACCAAACG TTGTCAACTTAACATTGATTGATCTGCCGGGTCTAACTAAGGTTGCTACAG AGGGGCAGCCTGAAAGCATTGCCCAGGATATCGAAAACATGGTGCGCTTATACGTTGAGAAG CCAAACTGTATTATACTTGCTATATCTCCTGCCAATCAAGATATAGCAACATCAGATGCCATTAAGCTTGCTCGGGATGTTGATCCAACTG GTGAAAGGACCTTTGGCGTGTTGACTAAGCTTGATTTGATGGACAAGGGAACAGATGCACTTGAT GTTCTTGAAGGAAGAGCTTACAAGCTACAACACCCATGGGTTGGAATTGTTAACCGCTCACAAGCGGATATCAACAGGAATGTTGACATGATTATTGCTAGGGAAAAAGAACAAGAGTTCTTTCATTCTAGTCCTGAATATGCTCATTTAGCCAGCAGGATGGGTTCAGAATATCTTGCTAAACTTCTTTCACAG CAACTCGAGGCAGTTATCAGGGCACGCATTCCAAGCATCACATCTTTGATAAACAAAACTATTGATGAGCTTGAGTCTGAGATGGATCACCTTGGTAGACCTATTGGATCAGACGCTGGG GCTCAGTTATATCTAGTCCTGGAGTTGTGCCGTGCATTTGACAAAATATTTAAAGAACATCTTGATGGAGG ACGACCTGGTGGTGATCGAATTTACTGGGTCTTTGATAATCAACTCCCTGCTGCTCTGCGGAAGCTTCCATTTGACCGCCACCTCTCCTTGCCAAACGTTAAACGAATCGTGTCACAAGCTGATGGTTATCAGCCTCATTTAATTGCTCCTGAGCAAGGTTACCGTCGACTGATAGAGTCTGCTCTCAGTTTTTTTAGAGGGCCAGCTGAAGCTTCTGTAGATGCT GTGCATAATGTCCTGAAAGAGCTGGTAAGGAAATCAATTGGGGAGACTGAG GAACTGAGAAGATTTCCCACTCTTCAAGCGGAGCTTGCTGCTGCATGCAACAAAGCCCTGGAGAGCTTCCGTCAAGAGGGTCGTAAAACTACTGTGCGATTGGTTGATATGGAGTCAGCGTATTTGACGGTCGACTTCTTCCGCAAGCTTCCACAGGAGGTGGACAGGGCTGGAACTGGATACCCTGTGGACAATGCTGGAACTGGACCTTCCACTCCTGTTGATCGGTACTCTGACGCGCACTTCAGGAGAATTGCTTCTAATGTGTCCTCGTACATTGGCATGATATCGGACACACTGAAGAATACTATTCCCAAGGCTGTTGTTCACTGCCAAGTCCGGGAAGCCAAGCGGTCCTTGCTGAACTATTTCTATATTCAAGTGGGCAGTAAAGAT GCTAAGCAGCTCGCGCTACTGCTTGATGAGGATCCTGCTCTTATGGGGCGCAGGCAGCAATGCTTTAAGAGGCTTGAGCTATACAAGTCAGCAAGGGATGAGATTGATGCCGTGTCATGGTCGCGGTGA